The proteins below are encoded in one region of Desulfobulbaceae bacterium:
- a CDS encoding glycosyltransferase, with product MQSVAIVIPCFNEETRLPQEEFYLFARQHKGVDFIFVNDCSTDGTARVIDTLCSKIPQQCMALHLPINLGKSGAVREGFIKAFAGDYAAIGFWDADLATPLPAIIKFSALLADSQLTMVIGSRVRLLNRHIERRSGRHYLGRVFATMASVVLGLTVYDTQCGAKLFANNTLLRQVFVKPFTVNWIFDVEILARYQLLIRNQGGEPLTVSACEYPLEQWHDVPGSKLRAKDFIVAVYEIIKIWDALHGPGRKAYYKRISNR from the coding sequence ATGCAGAGTGTCGCGATAGTTATCCCGTGTTTCAATGAAGAGACCCGGCTGCCACAGGAAGAGTTTTACCTCTTTGCTCGGCAGCACAAGGGTGTTGATTTTATCTTTGTCAATGACTGCAGTACTGACGGTACGGCGCGGGTCATTGACACTTTGTGCTCCAAGATTCCTCAGCAGTGCATGGCGCTGCATTTGCCAATAAACTTGGGTAAATCGGGCGCCGTGCGTGAGGGCTTTATTAAGGCCTTTGCAGGAGACTATGCTGCCATCGGATTCTGGGACGCTGACTTGGCAACTCCACTCCCCGCAATTATTAAGTTTTCCGCTCTTTTGGCAGATTCCCAACTTACTATGGTTATTGGGTCGCGGGTCAGGCTCCTTAATCGGCATATTGAACGGCGGTCTGGACGCCACTATCTGGGGCGGGTTTTTGCAACTATGGCGAGTGTGGTCTTGGGGTTAACGGTCTACGACACCCAATGTGGCGCTAAACTTTTCGCAAACAACACCTTGCTAAGGCAGGTATTTGTCAAGCCATTTACGGTAAATTGGATATTTGACGTGGAGATTTTAGCCCGGTATCAGTTGTTGATTAGGAACCAGGGGGGGGAACCGCTTACTGTGAGCGCGTGTGAGTACCCATTGGAGCAGTGGCACGATGTCCCTGGTTCAAAACTTAGGGCAAAGGATTTTATTGTGGCGGTCTACGAAATAATAAAAATCTGGGATGCCCTTCACGGGCCGGGACGGAAGGCGTATTATAAACGAATTAGTAACCGATAA
- a CDS encoding class I SAM-dependent methyltransferase produces the protein MDLCETHRSTGSRHPWELARVKALRAIAIKYDLIRSGMRTLDIGCGDGFIIDQLCAETVTKIDAVDIHLTTEQVRSFAKDRPNVMFHNDYTCLSFNDYGLLTMFDVLEHVKDDGAFLRDIIARFFQPGTVFFGTVPAFQSLLCSHDHFLGHHRRYSRSEFHQVLGSAELKVIASGYLFGSLLPVRALIALAEKVFGVAQRAPGIGQWRRGALVTSAITQGLAVDNGVLLWLSKMGITIPGLTVWAVCRVSR, from the coding sequence ATGGATCTTTGCGAAACTCATCGCTCAACGGGTAGTCGTCATCCTTGGGAGTTGGCCAGGGTCAAGGCTTTGAGGGCAATAGCCATCAAGTATGATCTTATTCGCTCCGGGATGAGGACTCTTGATATCGGTTGCGGAGATGGCTTTATTATAGACCAGCTTTGCGCTGAGACTGTGACGAAAATTGATGCGGTGGACATCCACTTGACCACTGAACAGGTTCGGTCTTTTGCCAAGGATAGGCCGAACGTTATGTTTCATAATGATTATACCTGTCTGTCGTTCAACGATTATGGCTTGCTTACAATGTTTGATGTTTTGGAACATGTCAAGGACGATGGAGCCTTTTTGCGGGACATCATCGCCCGATTTTTCCAGCCTGGCACGGTTTTTTTCGGCACTGTCCCTGCCTTTCAATCTTTACTATGTTCCCATGACCATTTTCTTGGTCATCATCGTCGGTATAGTCGGAGTGAATTCCATCAGGTTCTTGGCAGCGCGGAACTCAAGGTAATTGCCTCTGGCTATCTCTTTGGTTCACTTCTCCCTGTGCGCGCCTTGATAGCACTAGCCGAGAAAGTTTTTGGAGTTGCTCAGAGAGCGCCTGGGATAGGCCAGTGGCGGCGTGGTGCGCTGGTGACATCTGCAATTACACAGGGGTTGGCTGTCGACAATGGCGTCCTCCTCTGGCTGAGCAAGATGGGAATCACGATTCCTGGTCTTACCGTGTGGGCAGTATGCAGAGTGTCGCGATAG